A stretch of Microbacterium caowuchunii DNA encodes these proteins:
- the mftE gene encoding mycofactocin biosynthesis peptidyl-dipeptidase MftE, which yields MPDPRERGTAPGLLADRTWRTAGRPVLIVPVGSTEQHGPHLPLDTDTVIARAVAGALADRIRESGTDAVVTAPVAFGASGEHQAFPGTLSIGTDVLATVLVELGRSATEWLERIVFVNGHGGNVEALHRAVPQLRREGRDASWLACSAPSSASPRDTHAGFFETAVMMHLQPDRVDHGRLECGSTRPLAEILPELRSGGVAAVSANGVLGDPRTATPAAGERLFAELTAHVWRVYRDGESGSGGRLVLDDAARGAAT from the coding sequence GTGCCTGACCCCCGGGAGCGCGGCACGGCGCCGGGCCTGCTCGCCGACCGTACCTGGCGGACGGCGGGCAGGCCCGTGCTGATCGTGCCGGTCGGGTCGACCGAGCAGCACGGTCCGCACCTGCCGCTGGACACCGACACCGTGATCGCGCGGGCGGTGGCCGGAGCGCTCGCCGACCGCATCCGGGAGTCGGGGACGGATGCGGTCGTCACCGCGCCGGTCGCCTTCGGTGCGAGCGGCGAGCACCAGGCCTTCCCCGGGACGTTGTCCATCGGCACCGACGTGCTCGCGACCGTCCTGGTGGAGCTCGGGCGTTCGGCGACGGAATGGCTCGAGCGCATCGTGTTCGTCAACGGTCACGGAGGGAACGTCGAGGCGCTGCATCGTGCCGTGCCGCAGCTGCGGCGGGAGGGACGGGACGCGTCCTGGCTGGCCTGCTCCGCCCCGTCGAGCGCGTCACCCCGCGACACCCACGCCGGGTTCTTCGAGACCGCCGTGATGATGCACCTGCAACCCGACCGGGTGGACCATGGCCGGTTGGAGTGCGGGTCGACGCGGCCCCTCGCGGAGATCCTGCCCGAGCTGCGCTCCGGCGGGGTCGCGGCCGTATCCGCCAACGGGGTCCTCGGCGACCCCCGCACGGCGACCCCCGCGGCAGGGGAGCGACTGTTCGCCGAACTGACGGCGCACGTCTGGCGTGTGTACCGGGACGGCGAGTCAGGGTCGGGGGGCCGGCTGGTCCTGGACGACGCGGCGCGGGGCGCGGCGACGTGA
- the mftF gene encoding mycofactocin biosynthesis glycosyltransferase MftF (Members of this protein family, MftF, are glycosyltransferases, members of PF00535 (glycosyl transferase family 2). The encoding gene is found as part of the mycofactocin cassette, in Mycobacterium tuberculosis, many other Actinobacteria, and occasional members of other lineages. Mycofactocin itself, a putative redox carrier, is a heavily modified derivative of the C-terminal Val-Tyr dipeptide of the mycofactocin precursor MftA (TIGR03969).) has protein sequence MTAAPGLPDGSTVRLARRTRVIDDGRVLVGGAPTRVARLVPAAAGLLRGRDLRVSDPTSRRLAEHLLSAGLAEPVVGSLPALPLDGVTVVIPVKDRPEPLSRLLASLPDGLGGVIVVDDGSEDAEGIAAAARAHGVDLLRLDVNAGPAVARNTGLARVRTEFVAFIDSDVVVEPDAIGLLLRHFADPRLALAAPRVLSTDVAAPTWITRYEDARSSLDLGGDAASVRPRSPVTWVSSTALVGRVAALGTGFDPSMRVGEDVDIVWRLVEDGWRVRFEPAAVVRHEPRSTTGTWLGRKRFYGTGAHPLGQRHPEDIAPAVLPWWGVALLILAALQRRWAAAAAALVVAGVVVRIARKLGHVRRPWLLSLRLTGTSLVATGTQGIALLVRHWWPAAVAAAFLSRRARRLLAIAAVVDSVWEFFRLRPRLDPVRFAVARRLDDLAYGWGVWEGALRGRSIRALLPAVTSSADADRSRRRAPRRVVQDQPAPRP, from the coding sequence ATGACCGCTGCGCCCGGGCTGCCGGACGGGTCGACCGTCCGGCTCGCCCGTCGCACCCGGGTGATCGACGACGGCCGCGTCCTGGTCGGCGGCGCCCCCACGCGGGTCGCCCGGCTCGTCCCGGCCGCCGCGGGTCTCCTGCGCGGACGAGACCTCAGGGTGTCCGATCCGACCAGCCGACGGCTCGCCGAGCACCTGCTCAGCGCCGGGCTCGCCGAGCCGGTCGTCGGTTCCCTGCCGGCCCTCCCGCTGGACGGGGTCACCGTGGTGATCCCGGTCAAGGACCGACCGGAGCCGCTCTCGCGTCTGCTGGCGAGCCTCCCGGACGGGCTCGGTGGCGTCATCGTCGTGGACGACGGCTCCGAGGATGCGGAGGGGATCGCGGCCGCCGCGCGGGCGCACGGCGTCGACCTCCTGCGTCTGGACGTCAACGCCGGACCGGCGGTGGCCCGCAACACCGGTCTCGCCCGCGTACGCACCGAGTTCGTCGCCTTCATCGACTCGGACGTGGTGGTGGAACCGGACGCGATCGGCCTGCTGCTGCGCCACTTCGCGGATCCGAGGCTCGCCCTGGCGGCGCCACGCGTCCTGTCCACCGACGTGGCGGCACCCACCTGGATCACGCGCTACGAGGACGCGCGCTCCTCGCTGGATCTGGGCGGCGACGCCGCCAGCGTCCGGCCGCGGAGTCCGGTGACCTGGGTTTCCAGCACGGCTCTCGTCGGCCGCGTGGCCGCCCTCGGCACGGGCTTCGACCCCTCGATGCGGGTCGGCGAGGACGTGGACATCGTCTGGCGCCTCGTGGAGGACGGATGGCGCGTGCGCTTCGAACCGGCCGCGGTGGTCCGGCACGAACCACGATCGACGACCGGGACGTGGCTGGGTCGCAAGCGGTTCTACGGGACCGGCGCGCACCCCCTCGGGCAGCGCCATCCCGAGGACATCGCGCCGGCGGTCCTGCCCTGGTGGGGTGTGGCGCTGCTGATCCTGGCGGCCCTGCAACGCCGCTGGGCGGCCGCCGCGGCGGCGCTCGTCGTCGCCGGGGTGGTCGTGCGGATCGCCCGCAAGCTGGGGCACGTCCGCCGGCCGTGGCTGCTCTCGCTCCGGCTCACCGGCACGAGTCTCGTCGCGACCGGCACACAGGGCATCGCCCTGCTGGTGCGGCACTGGTGGCCCGCCGCCGTCGCCGCAGCATTCCTCTCCCGTCGCGCGCGACGACTGCTCGCCATTGCCGCGGTCGTCGACTCGGTCTGGGAGTTCTTCCGGCTCCGTCCGAGACTCGACCCGGTGCGCTTCGCCGTCGCCCGCCGCCTGGACGACCTCGCCTACGGCTGGGGCGTCTGGGAGGGGGCCTTGCGCGGGCGCAGCATCCGGGCGCTGCTGCCCGCCGTCACCTCGTCCGCCGATGCGGACCGGTCACGTCGCCGCGCCCCGCGCCGCGTCGTCCAGGACCAGCCGGCCCCCCGACCCTGA
- the mftD gene encoding pre-mycofactocin synthase MftD (MftD, an enzyme found in the mycofactocin biosynthesis locus, performs an oxidative deamination of 3-amino-5-[(p-hydroxyphenyl)methyl]-4,4-dimethyl-2-pyrrolidinone (AHDP). The resulting compound, now called pre-mycofactocin (PMFT), is a biologically active redox cofactor that can oxidize the non-exchangeable NADH of TIGR03971 family SDR-type oxidoreductases.): MSGGWFETIAEAQRRAKKRLPASVYGALLAGSERGVTYEDNLAAFAELGFAPHVAGLSGQRDHSTSVMGIDISLPVIISPTGVQAVHPEGEVAVARAAAARGTIMSLSSFASKPVEDVVAANENTFYQVYWMGTREVMKRRLDRARAAGAKGIIATLDWTFSNGRDWGSPWIPDRLDLKTAARFAPQALRRPGWLWSFAKTGRVPDLTTPNLSAAGEPAPTFFGAYGEWMGTPLPTWEDIAWLREEWGGPFLLKGVSRLDDARRAVDAGVTAISVSNHGGNNLDSTPAAIRMLPAIADAVGDQIEVLLDGGIRRGGDVAKALALGARAVLIGRGYLWGLAANGQAGVENVLDILRGGLDSAVLGLGHSSARELNRDDLWIPEGFTREFGGSGSAIAPARAAASAPELV, translated from the coding sequence ATGAGCGGTGGATGGTTCGAAACGATCGCGGAGGCACAGCGCCGCGCGAAGAAGCGCTTGCCGGCGTCCGTCTACGGGGCGCTGCTGGCCGGCTCCGAGCGCGGGGTCACCTATGAGGACAACCTCGCGGCGTTCGCCGAACTCGGCTTCGCACCCCATGTCGCCGGCCTGTCGGGCCAGCGCGACCACAGCACCAGCGTGATGGGGATCGACATCTCGCTGCCGGTGATCATCTCGCCCACCGGCGTGCAGGCGGTCCACCCCGAGGGCGAGGTCGCGGTGGCCCGCGCCGCGGCCGCGCGCGGCACGATCATGAGCCTCAGCTCCTTCGCCAGCAAGCCGGTGGAGGACGTGGTCGCGGCGAACGAGAACACGTTCTACCAGGTGTACTGGATGGGCACGCGCGAGGTCATGAAGCGCCGCTTGGACCGCGCCCGCGCAGCGGGGGCGAAGGGCATCATCGCGACGCTCGACTGGACCTTCTCCAACGGCCGCGACTGGGGCAGCCCGTGGATCCCGGACCGGCTCGACCTGAAGACGGCGGCGCGGTTCGCCCCGCAGGCGCTTCGTCGCCCCGGCTGGTTGTGGAGCTTCGCCAAGACCGGCCGCGTCCCCGACCTCACCACGCCGAACCTGTCGGCCGCGGGCGAACCCGCGCCCACGTTCTTCGGCGCTTACGGCGAGTGGATGGGGACCCCCCTGCCCACCTGGGAGGACATCGCCTGGCTCCGCGAGGAATGGGGCGGGCCGTTCCTCCTCAAGGGAGTGTCCCGTCTGGACGACGCCCGCCGCGCGGTCGACGCCGGCGTCACCGCGATCTCGGTCTCCAACCACGGCGGCAACAACCTCGACTCGACCCCGGCGGCGATCCGGATGCTGCCGGCGATCGCGGACGCCGTGGGCGACCAGATCGAAGTGCTGCTGGACGGCGGTATCCGCCGAGGCGGAGACGTCGCGAAGGCCCTCGCACTCGGCGCACGCGCGGTCCTCATCGGGCGCGGCTACCTCTGGGGGCTGGCCGCGAACGGTCAGGCCGGTGTGGAGAACGTGCTCGACATCCTCCGCGGGGGTCTGGACTCCGCCGTCCTCGGCCTCGGTCACTCCTCGGCGCGGGAGCTCAATCGCGACGACCTCTGGATCCCCGAGGGATTCACCCGCGAGTTCGGGGGCTCCGGCTCCGCCATCGCTCCGGCCCGGGCTGCGGCGAGCGCGCCGGAGCTGGTCTGA
- a CDS encoding IclR family transcriptional regulator, whose amino-acid sequence MTLTQMTTTARTAPMTAAQRVLAVLEAFDQEHIVLTLSEISRRVGLSLSTTHRLVGELREWGALERSADGKYAIGMRILELGCLEPQGLKLRDVALPLLGDLQAATNANVHLAVRDGHDVVYVESLRARNGARVLSRLGGRWPLHATGTGLVLLAFSGPDLQEAVLSSTLKRFTPKTITDADELRRTLAQVRRTGIAVVEDSITVDAIAVAVPVRGPRDRLVAALGVTVPTNTASPTALLPALTATARAISRGLGAPSAIGRPNTAA is encoded by the coding sequence ATGACCCTGACCCAGATGACGACAACGGCGCGGACGGCGCCCATGACCGCCGCACAGCGCGTGCTGGCGGTCCTCGAGGCATTCGATCAGGAGCACATCGTGCTCACTCTCAGCGAGATCAGTCGCCGCGTCGGCCTGAGTCTCAGCACGACCCACCGGCTCGTGGGCGAACTGCGCGAGTGGGGCGCGTTGGAGCGCTCCGCCGACGGCAAGTACGCGATCGGGATGCGGATCCTCGAGCTGGGGTGCCTCGAGCCGCAGGGTCTGAAGCTCCGGGACGTCGCGCTCCCCCTCCTCGGCGACCTGCAGGCCGCGACGAACGCCAATGTGCACCTGGCCGTCCGCGACGGCCACGACGTCGTCTACGTGGAATCCCTCCGGGCACGCAACGGGGCGCGCGTGCTGAGCCGTCTCGGCGGACGCTGGCCGCTGCACGCGACCGGAACCGGACTCGTGCTCCTGGCCTTCTCCGGCCCCGATCTCCAGGAGGCCGTGCTCTCCTCCACGCTGAAGAGGTTCACGCCGAAGACCATCACGGATGCCGACGAGTTGCGCCGCACGCTCGCGCAGGTGCGCCGCACCGGCATCGCGGTCGTCGAGGACTCGATCACGGTCGACGCGATCGCCGTCGCCGTCCCGGTCCGCGGGCCGCGTGACCGGCTGGTCGCGGCCCTCGGTGTCACGGTCCCCACCAACACCGCGTCGCCGACCGCCCTGCTGCCCGCACTGACGGCGACGGCGCGGGCGATCTCGCGCGGGCTCGGGGCGCCGTCCGCGATCGGCCGCCCCAACACCGCCGCATAG
- a CDS encoding SDR family NAD(P)-dependent oxidoreductase, with amino-acid sequence MQDVDGRVAVITGGSSGIGRGIALAFARAGMRVVVTGRRPEHLAETVESFAAEGLEVHPMQVDVTDLSAMRAAADEVQARFGRVDVLVNNAGIGLTGPVASALPTDWDWVIDVNIRGVGNGIQAFLPKILENGDGGHIVNTSSMAGLMPIVAGLYSMTKAAVIGLSEALHIELKPAGVGVSVYCPGPVHSNIATAVAARPEQYGESGYTAPDPSFAEFARAQPYMTAEEAGERVLAGLRRGDLFILTHPEFRAGVIERHATIEAAFPDEPIDEARKAAIPFLLSSPVYAEENRLQPPVLTRTV; translated from the coding sequence ATGCAGGATGTCGACGGCAGAGTAGCCGTGATCACGGGTGGTTCCAGCGGCATCGGCCGCGGGATCGCCCTCGCCTTCGCCCGGGCCGGGATGCGCGTGGTCGTCACCGGCCGCCGTCCCGAGCATCTGGCCGAGACGGTCGAATCGTTCGCCGCGGAGGGGCTGGAGGTCCACCCGATGCAGGTGGACGTGACCGACCTGTCCGCGATGCGCGCGGCCGCCGACGAGGTGCAGGCCCGTTTCGGCCGGGTGGACGTGCTGGTCAACAACGCCGGGATCGGGCTGACCGGCCCGGTCGCGTCCGCCCTGCCGACGGACTGGGACTGGGTGATCGACGTCAACATCAGGGGGGTCGGCAACGGCATCCAGGCCTTCCTGCCGAAGATCCTCGAGAACGGGGACGGCGGGCACATCGTGAACACGTCCTCGATGGCGGGCCTCATGCCCATCGTCGCCGGGCTCTACTCGATGACCAAGGCCGCGGTGATCGGGCTCTCGGAGGCGCTGCACATCGAGCTGAAGCCCGCCGGCGTCGGCGTGTCCGTGTACTGCCCCGGGCCCGTCCACAGCAACATCGCCACCGCGGTCGCCGCGCGTCCCGAGCAGTACGGGGAGTCGGGCTACACGGCACCCGATCCGTCGTTCGCCGAGTTCGCCCGCGCGCAGCCGTACATGACGGCCGAGGAAGCCGGCGAGCGGGTGCTCGCGGGGCTCCGGCGGGGCGATCTGTTCATCCTCACGCATCCCGAGTTCCGGGCGGGTGTGATCGAGCGGCACGCCACGATCGAGGCGGCGTTCCCGGACGAGCCGATCGACGAGGCACGCAAGGCCGCCATCCCGTTCCTGCTCTCCTCCCCGGTCTACGCGGAGGAGAACCGGCTGCAGCCACCCGTGCTCACGCGTACGGTCTGA
- a CDS encoding amidohydrolase family protein — protein sequence MTGQASGIDVDEIVAIDVHTHAHRSVHETAHDGAGNDDMGQYFGIGTMPHYSVPELAAYYRERKMAAVVFTVDSISQSGEDPVPGNLEIAELSAEHRDVLIPFASVDPARGKAGVEMARRLIEDHGVRGFKFHPSVQAFYPNDRLAYPLYELIEEHGLVALFHSGQTGVGAGTPGGGGVRLKYANPLHLDDVAVDFPGMDIIIAHPSFPWQDEALSVATHKPRVYIDLSGWSPKYFPPQLVQYANTLLKDKMLFGSDFPVITPERWMRDFERLELKPEVRPLILKENAARLFGLRGTADAS from the coding sequence ATGACCGGCCAGGCCTCCGGGATCGACGTCGACGAGATCGTCGCGATCGATGTGCACACGCACGCGCATCGCTCGGTGCACGAGACGGCGCACGATGGCGCCGGCAACGACGACATGGGCCAGTACTTCGGCATCGGCACGATGCCGCACTACAGCGTCCCCGAGCTGGCCGCCTACTACCGCGAGCGGAAGATGGCCGCGGTCGTCTTCACCGTGGACAGCATCTCCCAGTCCGGCGAGGACCCGGTCCCCGGGAACCTGGAGATCGCCGAGCTCTCCGCCGAGCACCGCGACGTGCTCATCCCGTTCGCGAGCGTGGATCCGGCGCGCGGCAAGGCCGGCGTCGAGATGGCCCGCCGGCTCATCGAGGACCACGGGGTACGCGGCTTCAAGTTCCATCCCAGCGTGCAGGCGTTCTACCCGAACGACCGGCTCGCCTACCCGCTGTACGAGCTCATCGAGGAGCACGGCCTGGTCGCGCTGTTCCACAGCGGTCAGACCGGCGTGGGCGCCGGCACCCCGGGCGGCGGCGGCGTCCGATTGAAGTACGCCAACCCGCTGCACCTCGACGACGTCGCGGTGGACTTCCCCGGGATGGACATCATCATCGCCCACCCGTCCTTCCCCTGGCAGGACGAGGCGCTGTCCGTCGCCACGCACAAGCCGCGCGTCTACATCGACCTCTCCGGGTGGTCCCCCAAGTACTTCCCGCCTCAGCTCGTGCAGTACGCGAACACCCTGCTGAAGGACAAGATGCTCTTCGGCTCGGACTTCCCGGTCATCACACCGGAGCGCTGGATGCGGGACTTCGAACGTCTGGAGCTGAAGCCCGAGGTGCGACCGCTCATCCTGAAGGAGAATGCGGCACGGCTGTTCGGACTGCGCGGCACCGCCGACGCGAGCTGA
- a CDS encoding 3-oxoacid CoA-transferase subunit B, which yields MTIADSAPPALAGRTRDEIARRVAADLVDGYTVNLGVGIPLLVPHHIPEGVEVFLQSENGVLGMGPHPGEGNEDPDLTDAGKQPASLIPGAAIVDSATSFAIIRGGHLDVTILGALQVSAGGDLANWYVPGRNPAVGGAMDLVAGTREVWVCMEHVDRQGRPKIVPECTFPLTGTGVVTRVYTDLANFRVEDGALVLTECADGVTVDDIRARTTADFTVELSR from the coding sequence TTGACCATCGCCGACTCCGCTCCCCCGGCCCTCGCCGGCCGCACCCGTGACGAGATCGCCCGGCGGGTCGCCGCGGACCTCGTCGACGGGTACACCGTCAACCTGGGCGTCGGGATCCCGTTGCTCGTGCCCCACCACATCCCCGAGGGCGTGGAGGTGTTCCTGCAGTCCGAGAACGGCGTACTGGGCATGGGCCCGCACCCCGGGGAGGGCAACGAGGACCCCGACCTGACGGATGCGGGGAAGCAGCCCGCCAGCCTCATCCCGGGCGCGGCCATCGTCGACTCGGCGACCTCGTTCGCCATCATCCGCGGCGGCCACCTCGACGTCACGATCCTGGGCGCGCTGCAGGTCTCCGCCGGCGGCGACCTCGCCAACTGGTACGTGCCGGGCAGGAACCCCGCGGTGGGCGGCGCGATGGATCTGGTCGCCGGCACCCGGGAGGTCTGGGTGTGCATGGAGCACGTGGACCGCCAGGGGCGCCCGAAGATCGTGCCGGAGTGCACGTTCCCGCTCACCGGCACCGGTGTCGTGACGCGGGTGTACACCGACCTGGCGAACTTCCGCGTCGAGGACGGCGCACTGGTGCTGACCGAGTGCGCCGACGGGGTCACGGTGGACGACATCCGCGCACGCACGACCGCGGACTTCACCGTGGAGCTCTCCCGATGA
- a CDS encoding CoA transferase subunit A, whose translation MIDKFRDDLLAELDVIPSGSTIAIGGFGSSGRPDALLNGLCDLDKRDLHVYVNNVGDDFTGVGRLIAEGRVRRFTGSFPILQHFYDDYFAGKVELELVPQGALAERMRAGGAGIAAFFAPSGAGTMLADGSFPLSYGPDGVREHVPAKETRVFNGREHVLEYGIFADYSLVKAQKGDRKGNLRFHLSARNFNPPAAMCGRTTFAEVEQLVEVDELGADDVHIPGVFIDHVVMTAAPIPADPATIQGGPR comes from the coding sequence GTGATTGACAAGTTCCGAGACGATCTCCTGGCCGAGCTCGACGTCATCCCGTCGGGGTCGACGATCGCGATCGGCGGCTTCGGCAGCTCCGGCCGTCCGGACGCACTGCTGAACGGCCTGTGCGATCTGGACAAGCGCGACCTGCACGTGTACGTCAACAACGTGGGCGACGACTTCACCGGCGTGGGCCGGCTCATCGCCGAGGGGCGGGTGCGCCGCTTCACGGGATCGTTCCCGATCCTGCAGCACTTCTACGACGACTACTTCGCCGGGAAGGTCGAACTCGAACTCGTCCCGCAGGGCGCGTTGGCCGAGCGGATGCGGGCCGGCGGCGCCGGCATCGCGGCCTTCTTCGCGCCGTCCGGGGCGGGCACGATGCTCGCCGACGGGAGCTTCCCGCTCTCCTACGGTCCCGACGGGGTCCGCGAGCACGTGCCCGCGAAGGAGACACGGGTGTTCAACGGGCGCGAACACGTGCTCGAGTACGGCATCTTCGCCGACTACAGTCTCGTCAAGGCGCAGAAGGGGGACCGCAAGGGGAACCTGCGATTCCACCTCTCCGCCCGCAACTTCAACCCTCCGGCGGCGATGTGCGGCCGGACCACCTTCGCGGAGGTCGAGCAGCTCGTCGAGGTCGACGAGCTCGGCGCCGACGACGTCCACATCCCCGGCGTGTTCATCGACCACGTGGTCATGACCGCCGCACCGATACCCGCCGATCCGGCGACGATCCAGGGAGGTCCCCGTTGA
- a CDS encoding NDMA-dependent alcohol dehydrogenase, whose amino-acid sequence MSMTTRAVVCRAPGQPWEVTELELDEPRANEVRIKFYAAGMCHSDDHIQKGDAAMRMPVVGGHEGAGVVDAIGEGVTRVRVGDHVVCSFIPACGSCRYCSTGRQNLCDAGKNASTGEFPDGTFRFHQDGVDFGGLCVLGTFSQYSVVSEYSVIPIPDDIPFEVAALVGCAVPTGWGTAVHAAGVRAGQTVVIYGAGGVGSNAVQGAAYAGAQRVVVVDPVEFKRDMAKVFGATHTFATAEEASEFVIDATWGELADHAIITVGSLHDKVIHDAISIVGKTGQVTITAVGNGRLEENPGMLIGYQRRVQGAIYGGSNPLYDVPRLLSLYKTGHLKLDELITNRYTLDQVNEGYQDMLDGKNIRGVVLIDH is encoded by the coding sequence ATGAGTATGACCACCCGCGCGGTCGTGTGCCGCGCACCCGGCCAGCCCTGGGAAGTCACCGAGCTCGAACTCGACGAGCCCCGTGCCAACGAGGTCCGCATCAAGTTCTACGCCGCCGGGATGTGCCATTCCGACGACCACATCCAGAAGGGCGACGCCGCCATGCGGATGCCCGTGGTGGGCGGTCACGAAGGCGCGGGCGTGGTCGACGCGATCGGCGAGGGCGTGACCCGGGTCCGGGTCGGCGACCACGTGGTGTGTTCCTTCATCCCCGCCTGCGGGTCCTGCCGGTACTGTTCCACCGGTCGCCAGAACCTCTGCGACGCCGGCAAGAACGCGTCCACCGGGGAGTTCCCCGACGGCACCTTCCGCTTCCACCAGGACGGTGTGGACTTCGGTGGCCTCTGCGTGCTCGGCACCTTCTCGCAGTATTCGGTCGTCTCGGAGTACTCGGTCATCCCGATCCCCGATGACATCCCGTTCGAGGTCGCGGCCCTGGTCGGCTGCGCCGTCCCCACCGGATGGGGGACCGCGGTGCACGCCGCCGGCGTCCGCGCCGGGCAGACCGTGGTGATCTACGGTGCCGGCGGTGTCGGCAGCAACGCCGTGCAGGGTGCGGCATACGCCGGTGCGCAGCGCGTCGTGGTCGTCGACCCGGTCGAGTTCAAGCGGGACATGGCGAAGGTGTTCGGCGCCACCCACACGTTCGCGACGGCTGAGGAGGCCAGCGAGTTCGTGATCGACGCCACCTGGGGCGAACTCGCCGACCACGCGATCATCACGGTCGGCTCGCTCCACGACAAGGTCATCCACGACGCGATCAGCATCGTCGGGAAGACCGGACAGGTCACCATCACCGCGGTCGGCAACGGCCGGCTCGAGGAGAACCCCGGGATGCTGATCGGCTACCAGCGTCGTGTGCAGGGGGCCATCTACGGAGGAAGCAACCCGCTGTACGACGTGCCGCGCCTGCTGAGCCTCTACAAGACGGGGCACCTCAAGCTCGACGAGCTCATCACCAACCGATACACGCTCGACCAGGTCAACGAGGGCTATCAGGACATGCTGGACGGAAAGAACATCCGCGGCGTCGTCCTCATCGATCACTGA